In the genome of Nocardia sp. NBC_00416, one region contains:
- a CDS encoding oxygenase MpaB family protein, giving the protein MTSAAPEEPHLPDSADQPVHSADIEDEFDFRPYIDGAAVLGAAANVIMQLAVPGVGYGVLESPVDSGKLTLHPVKRTRTTLTYLAVALLGTTDERTAYRKAVDTSHRRVRSTAQSPVRYNAFDRDLQLWVAACLYWGARDIRERMRGRPEPGLEETIYRHSARLGTTLQVPPDAWPADQEAFDRYWSENLARTRIDPPVRAMLDEIVDLKMFPRPVQFLGGRFNRWVTAGLLPAHLRTEMGMTWSARDERRFGRSLRTLGRVSAALPVPLRSFPINAYLLDFRIRRRFGLKLV; this is encoded by the coding sequence ATGACCAGCGCCGCTCCCGAAGAGCCGCACCTGCCCGATTCCGCAGATCAGCCGGTACATTCCGCGGATATAGAAGATGAATTCGATTTCCGCCCCTATATCGATGGCGCGGCCGTACTCGGCGCCGCCGCCAACGTCATAATGCAGCTCGCCGTCCCCGGCGTGGGATACGGCGTTCTGGAAAGCCCGGTCGACAGCGGAAAACTCACCCTGCATCCGGTGAAACGCACGCGCACCACACTCACGTATCTCGCGGTCGCCCTCCTCGGCACTACCGATGAGCGGACGGCGTACCGGAAAGCGGTGGATACCTCCCATCGCCGAGTGCGCTCGACCGCGCAGAGCCCGGTGCGCTACAACGCCTTCGACCGAGATCTGCAATTGTGGGTCGCCGCCTGCCTGTATTGGGGCGCCCGCGATATCCGGGAGCGGATGCGCGGACGACCCGAACCCGGGCTCGAGGAGACGATCTACCGCCATTCGGCCCGCTTGGGCACCACCCTGCAGGTACCGCCGGATGCGTGGCCGGCCGATCAGGAGGCCTTCGACCGCTACTGGTCCGAGAACCTGGCCCGGACCCGGATCGATCCGCCGGTCCGCGCGATGCTGGACGAGATCGTCGATCTGAAGATGTTCCCCCGCCCGGTCCAGTTCCTCGGCGGCCGGTTCAACCGGTGGGTGACCGCCGGACTGTTGCCCGCACATCTGCGCACCGAGATGGGCATGACGTGGTCGGCGCGCGACGAACGCCGGTTCGGTCGCTCGCTCCGGACCCTCGGTCGCGTGTCGGCGGCACTGCCGGTGCCACTGCGGAGTTTCCCGATCAACGCCTACCTGCTCGATTTCCGGATACGCCGCCGATTCGGTCTGAAACTCGTCTGA
- a CDS encoding TetR/AcrR family transcriptional regulator, whose amino-acid sequence MGALAQLLPLVRSPRRDQDQSVLAAALQAFLDFGIKRTSMVEVARRGGLSLATLYRRFSSKSDLIQAVGLAQTREFIEGVDAAVQRQIDRDAGAEDQIVELYVAFLAGLRGNELLDRLLNTEPEIVLPYLTTKGAPVIELGRDYVAEFITRLQGEGKLPQYDPLPLAEMIARNALSLALTPQTVIPLEDDIAVRKYARDHVVVSFRVPSQVADS is encoded by the coding sequence ATGGGTGCGCTGGCTCAATTGTTGCCTCTGGTGCGATCACCGCGCCGAGATCAAGATCAATCCGTGCTGGCCGCGGCATTGCAGGCGTTTCTCGATTTCGGGATCAAGCGCACGAGCATGGTCGAGGTCGCCCGGCGTGGCGGCCTGTCCTTGGCCACACTGTACCGCCGGTTCTCGAGTAAATCGGACTTGATCCAGGCGGTCGGTCTGGCACAGACGCGTGAATTCATCGAGGGTGTCGATGCCGCGGTGCAACGGCAGATCGATCGTGACGCGGGTGCCGAGGATCAGATCGTGGAGCTCTATGTCGCCTTCCTCGCTGGTCTGCGCGGTAACGAGCTGTTGGACCGGTTGCTGAACACCGAACCCGAAATCGTCCTGCCCTACCTCACTACCAAGGGCGCCCCGGTGATCGAATTGGGCCGCGATTACGTCGCCGAATTCATCACCCGCCTCCAGGGTGAGGGCAAACTGCCGCAGTATGATCCGCTTCCGCTGGCCGAGATGATCGCCCGCAACGCCCTGTCGCTGGCGCTGACACCGCAGACGGTGATACCGCTGGAGGACGATATCGCGGTTCGCAAATACGCGCGCGACCACGTGGTCGTCTCGTTCCGGGTGCCGAGTCAGGTCGCCGATTCCTGA
- a CDS encoding oxygenase MpaB family protein, producing the protein MTAPWPASMSEPEPEPQRLYAPDFDVNDHIVGVTAFLGGTANVIMQLGLRPVAYGVMESDVKSGNVMVHPFKRLRTTLTYLAVAMLGNEEERNAYRLAVNTSHRHIRTKPTSPVKYNAFDPKLQLWVAACLYFGFVDLLEKVRGPMDEATADTFYAHSIRLGTTLQVRPEMWPPNRAAFWQFWEDNLDDLEIDDTTRAYFNDLIDLKMLPRPVQWVSAKFHRFVVTGCLPPQIRTKMHLNWTEGNQRWFDRTMKVIGFSLVFQPRTLRQFPMNYYLWDMRRRMRKGKPLV; encoded by the coding sequence ATGACCGCTCCCTGGCCCGCATCGATGAGCGAACCCGAGCCCGAACCCCAGCGGCTGTACGCACCCGACTTCGATGTGAACGACCACATCGTCGGAGTCACCGCCTTCCTCGGCGGCACCGCGAACGTCATCATGCAGCTGGGTCTGCGGCCGGTCGCCTACGGCGTGATGGAGAGCGACGTCAAAAGCGGCAATGTCATGGTGCATCCGTTCAAACGGCTGCGCACCACCCTGACCTACCTCGCCGTCGCCATGCTCGGCAACGAAGAAGAACGCAACGCCTACCGACTAGCGGTCAACACCTCGCACCGCCACATCCGCACCAAACCCACCAGCCCTGTCAAGTACAACGCCTTCGACCCGAAACTCCAGCTCTGGGTCGCGGCCTGCCTGTATTTCGGTTTCGTCGACCTCCTGGAGAAGGTCCGGGGCCCGATGGACGAGGCGACCGCCGACACCTTCTACGCCCACAGCATCCGGCTCGGCACCACCCTCCAGGTGCGACCGGAGATGTGGCCGCCCAACCGGGCCGCGTTCTGGCAGTTCTGGGAAGACAACCTCGACGACCTGGAAATCGACGACACCACCCGCGCCTACTTCAACGACCTCATCGACCTGAAGATGCTGCCGCGCCCGGTCCAGTGGGTATCGGCGAAATTCCACCGATTCGTGGTCACCGGCTGTCTGCCCCCGCAGATCCGCACGAAGATGCACCTGAACTGGACCGAAGGCAATCAGCGGTGGTTCGACCGCACCATGAAGGTCATCGGCTTCAGCCTCGTGTTTCAGCCCAGGACCCTGCGCCAGTTCCCGATGAACTACTACCTGTGGGATATGCGCCGCCGTATGCGCAAAGGCAAACCCCTGGTCTGA
- a CDS encoding proline dehydrogenase family protein codes for MNPLRPAILAAAGSDRVKRTLTTSPATASMVQRFVPGEARSELVEAARTLLMSGRAVSVDFLGENTTDRVRADTAVAEYIALINDLAALHTSEVPAGAAALEVSVKLSALGQALGPDGPAIATENLRVLCTKAAEAGVWVTVDAEDHTTTAATLAAIREVRPDFPWLGTVIQAYLYRSEADCRDLADAGARVRLCKGAYREPETVAYQRRVDVDRAYLRCLRVLMRGAGRPLVASHDPVVIAAAADLATITGRRAGELEYQMLYGIRTDEQLRLADRGDFVRVYLPYGQQWYGYLMRRIAERPANLGFFLRALAGR; via the coding sequence GTGAACCCGCTGCGCCCGGCGATTCTGGCGGCGGCGGGATCGGATCGGGTGAAACGAACCCTGACCACGAGCCCGGCCACGGCGTCGATGGTCCAGCGCTTCGTACCGGGTGAGGCGCGGTCGGAACTGGTCGAGGCGGCCCGGACGCTGCTGATGAGCGGGCGGGCGGTGAGCGTCGATTTCCTCGGCGAGAACACCACCGACCGCGTGCGGGCCGACACCGCGGTCGCCGAGTACATTGCCCTGATCAACGATCTGGCGGCTCTGCACACCTCCGAGGTGCCGGCCGGTGCCGCGGCGCTGGAGGTCTCGGTCAAACTGTCCGCGCTCGGGCAGGCGCTCGGCCCCGACGGCCCGGCGATCGCGACCGAGAACCTGCGCGTTCTGTGCACCAAAGCCGCCGAAGCCGGGGTGTGGGTCACCGTGGATGCCGAAGACCACACCACCACCGCGGCGACCCTTGCTGCGATCCGGGAGGTGCGCCCTGACTTTCCGTGGCTGGGCACCGTGATCCAGGCCTACCTGTACCGCAGTGAAGCCGACTGCCGCGACCTCGCCGACGCGGGTGCGCGGGTACGCCTGTGCAAGGGCGCCTACCGGGAGCCGGAGACGGTGGCCTACCAGCGGCGGGTCGACGTGGACCGCGCCTACCTGCGCTGCCTCCGGGTTCTGATGCGCGGCGCGGGTCGTCCGCTGGTGGCCTCGCACGATCCCGTAGTGATCGCGGCGGCGGCCGACCTCGCGACGATTACGGGCCGCCGCGCGGGTGAACTGGAGTACCAGATGCTGTACGGCATCCGCACCGACGAACAACTGCGCCTGGCCGACCGAGGGGATTTCGTGCGGGTGTATCTGCCCTACGGACAGCAGTGGTACGGATATCTGATGCGCCGGATCGCGGAGCGGCCTGCCAACCTGGGGTTCTTCTTGCGCGCATTGGCCGGCCGTTGA